Proteins co-encoded in one Pseudarthrobacter chlorophenolicus A6 genomic window:
- a CDS encoding MFS transporter: protein MPPNTSTAGTHAPPPRWTGHAKGSATYARILAGLSFAGVATFAQLYSTQAVLPLLASDLQISAAEAALTISLATVGLAVTVIPWSFLADRIGRVRAMTWGICVATILGLLVPLAGSFQLLLVLRLLEGMALGGIPAIAIAYLNEEVTKAHAAVAAGSYVAGTTLGGLAGRLVAGPAGELWGWRAAALAVSVLATLAAVAFLLLVPKARGFVASGGTGLRGAFRTLAGHVRHGRLLALYLQAFLMMGGFVAVYNYLGFRLSGEPFTLPATLISLIFLAYLSGTVTSRWAAGLTMRFGRRSVLLAGLALAVGGLALTLMQSLALILAGLVVFTGGFFAAHSIGAGWTGAIATSGRAQAASLYNLAYYLGSSVLGWAGGLLFQSLGWNALAAAVMVLACLTAAIVAVVHPRREPGTA from the coding sequence ATGCCACCAAACACCAGCACTGCAGGCACCCACGCCCCGCCGCCGCGCTGGACCGGGCATGCGAAGGGGTCCGCCACTTACGCGAGGATCCTCGCCGGCCTGTCCTTCGCCGGTGTTGCCACGTTCGCCCAGCTTTACTCCACGCAGGCAGTGCTGCCCCTGCTTGCCTCCGATCTGCAGATCAGCGCAGCCGAGGCCGCGCTGACCATCTCGCTGGCCACGGTGGGACTTGCCGTCACTGTCATCCCCTGGTCCTTCCTCGCCGACAGGATCGGCAGGGTCCGTGCCATGACGTGGGGCATCTGCGTGGCCACCATCCTGGGCCTCCTGGTGCCCCTGGCCGGCAGTTTCCAGCTCCTGCTGGTACTGCGCCTGCTCGAAGGAATGGCGCTGGGCGGAATCCCTGCCATTGCCATCGCGTACCTGAACGAGGAAGTGACCAAGGCGCACGCCGCCGTTGCTGCCGGAAGCTACGTGGCAGGCACCACCCTTGGCGGCCTGGCCGGGAGGCTGGTGGCAGGACCGGCCGGGGAACTGTGGGGCTGGCGCGCGGCCGCGCTGGCGGTGTCGGTCCTGGCCACGCTGGCCGCGGTTGCCTTCCTGCTGCTGGTGCCCAAAGCGCGGGGTTTCGTGGCATCCGGGGGCACCGGCCTGCGCGGGGCCTTCAGGACGCTTGCCGGGCATGTGCGCCATGGCCGCCTGCTGGCCCTCTACCTCCAGGCCTTCCTCATGATGGGCGGCTTCGTGGCTGTCTACAACTACCTGGGGTTCCGGCTGTCCGGCGAGCCGTTCACCCTGCCCGCAACCCTGATCAGCCTGATCTTCCTTGCCTACCTGTCCGGAACCGTCACTTCCCGCTGGGCTGCCGGGCTGACCATGCGCTTCGGCCGCCGGTCCGTCCTTTTGGCTGGCCTGGCCCTGGCCGTGGGCGGGCTTGCCCTGACACTGATGCAGTCCCTGGCCCTGATCCTCGCCGGCCTGGTGGTCTTCACCGGCGGCTTCTTCGCGGCCCACAGCATCGGCGCCGGCTGGACAGGCGCCATCGCCACGTCAGGCCGGGCCCAGGCAGCGTCCCTGTACAACCTGGCCTACTACCTGGGCTCCAGCGTGCTCGGCTGGGCAGGCGGCCTGCTGTTCCAGTCCCTGGGCTGGAACGCCCTGGCAGCAGCCGTCATGGTGCTGGCCTGCCTCACGGCGGCGATTGTCGCCGTCGTCCATCCCCGGCGGGAGCCCGGGACGGCCTGA
- a CDS encoding Lrp/AsnC family transcriptional regulator, which yields MNPRHPRPGAHLEPLDAIDERLLAALVADARISNKQLAEMVGIAPSTALMRTRALSERGIVQGYEAKLSLSAIGRSVQALVAVRLRAHDRDQIDRFTARVPHLPAVLSTFHTSGSVDYLLHIAVGSTEDLRDWVLDNLATDPVVGHTETTLVFEHIQGNHGPLPD from the coding sequence ATGAATCCCCGGCACCCCAGGCCCGGAGCACACCTGGAGCCGTTGGATGCCATCGACGAGCGCCTCCTTGCCGCGCTGGTGGCCGACGCGCGGATCTCGAACAAGCAGCTCGCCGAAATGGTGGGCATCGCGCCGTCCACTGCCCTGATGCGCACAAGGGCACTGTCCGAACGCGGAATCGTCCAGGGCTACGAAGCCAAGCTGAGCCTTTCGGCCATTGGCAGGTCCGTACAGGCGCTGGTGGCTGTCCGGCTGCGTGCCCACGACCGCGACCAGATCGACCGTTTTACCGCCCGGGTCCCGCACCTGCCAGCAGTGCTGTCCACCTTCCACACCTCAGGTTCCGTGGATTACCTGCTGCATATAGCAGTCGGCAGCACGGAGGACCTCCGGGACTGGGTGCTCGACAACCTCGCCACGGACCCCGTAGTGGGCCATACCGAAACCACCCTGGTTTTTGAGCACATCCAGGGCAACCACGGGCCGCTGCCCGACTGA